A single window of Malus sylvestris chromosome 5, drMalSylv7.2, whole genome shotgun sequence DNA harbors:
- the LOC126621600 gene encoding mitogen-activated protein kinase kinase kinase 18-like, which translates to MDWTRGRTIGLGSSATVSIAKSHVSGEVFAVKSAKLAQSQFLQKEQAILSTLSSPHIVHYKGHNISTENGDVLYNLFLEYAPGGTISDAIRRQGGCLEEAAIRCYAKQILRGLQHLHSNQIAHCDVKCRNILVAENGANVKLADLGCARLVNSDCDSPIGGTPLYMAPEVARGEEQGIAADVWALGCTIIEMATGRAPWNDVCDPVSALYRIGFSGDAPEIPSSLSQQGRDFVAKCLIGDPLERWSAGELLEHGFVVEAPNDLLSPTTVLDRSLWEEEEFESDQIWHPTRESSGSDYSAKERIRKLGEGIAASSREIPNWASDEENWVTVRSDNFNKQDVAQPHTIFPLLAAGQSKHLPLCLLSPPNEANISSQYTKSIFDRPTNTNPDTNTDPSSCLGLGLDLGLGLETCDAASFSIRHSKRKAWMASKCNSYVFYSNLNFVNKKLWLLVHASCFTFSHHFLIQQTSLLPFELAHLGT; encoded by the coding sequence ATGGATTGGACTAGGGGCCGAACCATCGGCCTCGGCTCCTCCGCCACGGTCTCCATTGCCAAGTCACATGTCTCCGGCGAGGTTTTCGCAGTCAAGTCAGCCAAGCTCGCACAATCCCAATTCCTCCAAAAGGAGCAAGCAATTTTGTCTACGTTGAGCTCTCCCCATATTGTACATTACAAAGGCCACAACATCTCAACTGAGAACGGCGACGTTTTGTACAATTTATTTTTAGAATACGCGCCTGGTGGCACAATCTCCGACGCAATCCGACGGCAAGGCGGGTGCCTAGAAGAGGCCGCCATCAGGTGCTACGCGAAGCAGATTCTACGCGGACTGCAACACCTCCACTCCAATCAAATCGCTCACTGCGACGTCAAGTGTCGGAACATTCTGGTCGCGGAAAATGGCGCCAACGTGAAGCTCGCCGACTTGGGTTGCGCTCGCCTCGTGAATTCCGATTGTGATTCGCCGATTGGTGGGACCCCTCTGTACATGGCGCCGGAGGTGGCGCGCGGGGAGGAACAGGGGATAGCCGCCGACGTGTGGGCTCTGGGATGCACAATAATCGAGATGGCCACCGGGCGGGCGCCGTGGAACGACGTTTGCGACCCGGTATCGGCGCTGTACCGAATCGGGTTTTCCGGCGATGCGCCGGAGATACCAAGCTCTCTCTCGCAGCAAGGCAGGGACTTTGTCGCCAAGTGTTTGATTGGGGACCCACTGGAGAGGTGGTCGGCGGGTGAGCTTCTGGAGCATGGATTTGTAGTCGAGGCACCCAATGATCTGCTAAGTCCCACCACCGTGTTGGATCGTAGTTTGTGGGAAGAGGAGGAATTTGAATCAGACCAGATTTGGCATCCGACCCGTGAGAGCAGTGGTTCGGATTATTCAGCTAAGGAGAGGATCCGAAAGTTGGGTGAAGGCATTGCGGCGTCGTCTCGAGAAATTCCCAATTGGGCTTCGGATGAAGAAAATTGGGTCACGGTTAGAAGTGACAACTTCAACAAACAAGATGTAGCACAACCACACACCATTTTTCCGCTTCTCGCCGCCGGGCAGTCCAAACACTTGCCGCTGTGCCTCTTATCGCCGCCGAATGAGGCCAATATCTCGTCACAGTATACCAAAAGTATTTTCGACAGGCCAACAAATACGAATCCGGATACAAATACGGATCCTAGTAGTTGcttgggtttgggtttggatttgggtttgggtttggagACTTGTGATGCAGCTAGCTTTAGCATTAGGCATAGTAAGAGAAAGGCTTGGATGGCCTCTAAATGTAACAGTTATGTATTTTATTCAAATCTTAATTTTGTAAACAAAAAGTTGTGGTTGCTTGTGCATGCTTCTTGTTTTACCTTTTCTCACCATTTTTTAATACAGCAAACAAGTCTATTGCCTTTTGAGCTTGCCCATCTTGGTACATAA